TCAAGATGTTACTGTATCTTCCCAATATTTAATCATTGACCTGGGCAAGCCTTATTACATCAATTTAGTAAGGATATTTTGGGATAAAGAAAGAGTTAGCAGTAACTATCAAATAAAGACAAGCATGGATTTCATCAATTGGACTAAAGTTGCAAGAGATATGGATGGAACAACGGGTGAAGTAAAAGGGAATATGATTATAAAAGATACATCATGTGAAGGAATAGCTGCTCAATATATACAGCTATTTATTCCTAAAGGGTTAAGTGGTGTAATTAAAGAAAGCCAAGTAGCAGAATTACAGGTCTTCCCTGCCACTGAAATGAATGTTCAGATTGATGAAATAACCGCTACTGATATTACGGATAATAGTGTTAAAATTTTGTGGAAAACGAATATAGAAACTACGGGACAGGTACAGTATACTCCTACTTATGAGAATAAGAAGAATATCTCACTAAGCCTCGCTTCTGAAACTGACCATAACATACGCTTGAAAAACTTACTTCCAGGAACTACCTATTACTATCAAATAACAGCAAAGGATTATTATGGAAATTTAACTTTATCCGATTCCCATACCTTTACTACTACGGGTATTCCATTACCATTATTCTCAAGTATTGAAGTATCACAAGTATCTGAAACAACTACTGTTATAAACTGGATAACTAATGTACCAACCACCTCAGAACTTAGGTATGGAACAGATACCAATTATAAAAAAGGTATCTTGATAAATAAAAATCTTCTACTTACTCATAATGCAGAGTTGAGTAGTCTTAGACCAAGTACAGTATATCATTTTGAAATAAGTGCAAAAGATGAATTTGGGCATAGAATAGTCTCAAAAGATATTACATTTACTACATTAGAGAATAACATTGCCTTAAGAAAGTCAGTAACAGGTACATTTATTCATTGTCCTGATAAAAGATATATTTCACAAAAGACAGAATTTATCTCTCGTGTGACAGATGACTCAACAAGCTATTTTACAGGCATGGCTACCTCTGGTGATATTACTTTGGAAGACCAATATGTAATCATTGACATTGGTAAAAAGTATCCTATTGATAAGATAATTGCCTATTGGCGAAGTTTAGCATATAGTCAAGATTATACCATTAAAGTAAGTTTGGACGGTACTGACTGGACTATTATTGATACAGGAATTAGTGGTGATGATGGTGTAAATGGTAGGTCTGATACTGGAGATCCAATGAAGATTGTCAGTACACCATGTGATGGAGTGGAGGCACAGTATGTACAGCTATTTATAGCTAAAGGTAGTGTTTATTACCATAAGCACAAGGAATGGAGATTTGTGCAGTTGATGGAATTAAAGGTCTATGGTATTTGGAAAGGAGGAGGTGAGTAAACTGTAAAATTAACCCCTTAACAGGGATAACATATTTTTGCCTTTTCAAGAAAATAGGCAAAGAGACAAAAAGAATCTTAAAAAGAAAGGAGGTAGATAAAAAATGGCAAGGTCGGAAATGGAAAGGAAAAATCTTAAAAAGAAAGGAGGTGATAAAGAAATGCAAAATGCAAAATGCAAAAAGGTTTCTTATTAGCTGTGCTAAGCTTAGGGCTAATGATGATTTTAGCCCCAAAGACAGCAGATGCACAAGTAGGTACCAGTGGTACTACCGCAGGCTCAGAGATTATCAATGGTACTGATACAGGTACTATTGGTATAGCAGACCAGGCGGGAGACATTGT
This window of the bacterium genome carries:
- a CDS encoding discoidin domain-containing protein, which produces MPDQKLLIFLIFTTFLNIDIAFGKDNSMSSKTNIALHKSVIGSFEHKTNATDGNNESLATSQDVTVSSQYLIIDLGKPYYINLVRIFWDKERVSSNYQIKTSMDFINWTKVARDMDGTTGEVKGNMIIKDTSCEGIAAQYIQLFIPKGLSGVIKESQVAELQVFPATEMNVQIDEITATDITDNSVKILWKTNIETTGQVQYTPTYENKKNISLSLASETDHNIRLKNLLPGTTYYYQITAKDYYGNLTLSDSHTFTTTGIPLPLFSSIEVSQVSETTTVINWITNVPTTSELRYGTDTNYKKGILINKNLLLTHNAELSSLRPSTVYHFEISAKDEFGHRIVSKDITFTTLENNIALRKSVTGTFIHCPDKRYISQKTEFISRVTDDSTSYFTGMATSGDITLEDQYVIIDIGKKYPIDKIIAYWRSLAYSQDYTIKVSLDGTDWTIIDTGISGDDGVNGRSDTGDPMKIVSTPCDGVEAQYVQLFIAKGSVYYHKHKEWRFVQLMELKVYGIWKGGGE